A window of Nicotiana tabacum cultivar K326 chromosome 24, ASM71507v2, whole genome shotgun sequence contains these coding sequences:
- the LOC107829043 gene encoding uncharacterized protein LOC107829043, with protein MTDAPPITAEEVFYNGQIRPLFPLFNQNLLLSEDDLEKLKERSPVNKIFIQTEENSPATSSSSGNQEIAGPFCEWSKDNKAIEAAASSSSSSPEVCKKSNSTGFSKLWRFKDFLHRSNSDGRDAFVFLNPTTTTPAKTEEKAKFNEQMLTQKIKKKKGTVVKKSEGVLAHEAYMKSKAKDEDRRRSYLPYRPELVGFFTNVNGGLTRNVHPF; from the coding sequence ATGACAGACGCGCCGCCGATAACGGCGGAGGAGGTGTTCTACAACGGTCAAATCCGACCCCTTTTCCCATTATTCAATCAAAACCTTCTTTTGTCCGAGGATGATTTGGAAAAATTGAAGGAGCGGTCACCGGTAAACAAGATATTTATACAAACGGAAGAAAATTCTCCGGCAACTTCCTCTTCATCGGGAAATCAAGAAATCGCTGGACCGTTTTGTGAATGGTCAAAAGATAATAAGGCAATtgaagctgctgcttcttcttcttcttcttctcctgaGGTATGCAAAAAGAGTAACTCAACAGGATTTTCGAAGCTATGGAGATTCAAAGACTTTCTTCACCGGAGTAACAGTGATGGACGAGACGCCTTTGTATTCTTGAACCCTACCACAACTACTCCAGCGAAGACAGAAGAAAAAGCCAAATTCAACGAGCAAATGCTAACGCAGAAGATTAAAAAGAAGAAGGGTACTGTTGTAAAGAAGAGCGAAGGTGTGTTAGCACATGAAGCATACATGAAGAGTAAAGCTAAGGATGAAGATCGCCGGCGATCGTATCTTCCTTACCGGCCGGAGCTCGTCGGATTTTTCACTAATGTGAACGGCGGATTAACGAGGAACGTGCATCCCTTCTAA
- the LOC107829046 gene encoding pantothenate kinase 1, with product MERKLIDGKLENTDSTSELIKQSADEISHLAIDIGGSLIKIVYFSTNSKCSTNDEAPTLPKERQEVPNGDLNHHILSGRLHFVKFETSKIEDCINFLSSKKLQQCGAQCHHSHTVDKIKIKATGGGAFKFADLFKEKLGITLDKVEEMESLVAGANFLLKAVNHEAYTYIGGRKEYMQIDQNDLYPYLLVNIGSGVSMIKVDGDEKFQRVSGTSVGGGTFWGLGKLLTKCKSFDELLELSHEGNNRVIDMLVGDIYGGMDYAKIGLASTAIASSFGKPVSENRELEDYKPEDIARSLLRMISNNIGQIAYLNALRFGLKRIILGGFFIRDHAYTMDTISVAVDFWSKGEAKAMFLRHEGFLGALGAFMNYKDGNADLMPLQLVEQTPKSSSCIVDRIHNSTRVHENESGAIDCRLRVSSSFKIYDEVKRC from the exons GCTCCCTCATCAAGATTGTATACTTTTCAACCAACAGTAAGTGCAGCACAAATGATGAGGCACCAAcattaccaaaagaaagacaGGAAGTTCCCAATGGAGACCTTAACCATCACATTCTTAGTGGCAGACTTCATTTCGTGAAGTTCGAGACTAGCAAGATTGAGGACTGCATAAACTTTTTGTCTTCCAAGAAACTTCAACAGTGCG GTGCTCAATGTCATCATTCTCACACTGTTGACAAGATCAAGATTAAG GCAACAGGTGGTGGAGCTTTCAAGTTTGCCGATCTATTCAAAGAAAAACTTGGCATAACTCTGGACAAGGTAGAGGAAATGGAGTCTCTTGTTGCTGGAGCAAACTTTTTGCTTAAG GCTGTCAACCATGAAGCTTATACGTATATTGGAGGTCGAAAGGAATACATGCAGATTGATCAGAATGACTTATATCCTTACCTCCTTGTCAACATTGGATCTGGGGTTAGCATGATAAAG GTAGATGGAGATGAAAAATTTCAGAGAGTTAGCGGAACTAGCGTTGGTGGCGGCACTTTCTGGGGCCTAGGAAAACTTTTGACTAAATGCAAAAG TTTTGATGAGTTGCTGGAATTGAGCCATGAGGGAAACAACAGAGTGATAGACATGCTTGTTGGAGATATTTATGGGGGAATGGACTATGCAAAG ATCGGCCTTGCATCAACAGCCATTGCCTCTAGCTTCGGTAAGCCGGTCTCAGAAAACAGAGAGCTCGAAGACTACAAACCAGAAGACATCGCCCGGTCCCTTTTAAGAATGATCTCAAATAACATCGGACAG ATTGCATACTTGAATGCTCTTCGTTTTGGGCTCAAGCGCATTATTTTGGGAGGTTTCTTCATCCGTGACCATGCTTATACAATGGACACAATTTCCGTTGCAGTTGATTTCTG GTCGAAGGGTGAGGCAAAAGCAATGTTCTTGCGGCATGAGGGGTTTCTTGGAGCTCTAGGAGCTTTCATGAATTATAAAGATGGAAATGCTGATTTGATGCCCCTTCAGTTAGTTGAGCAAACTCCTAAGAGTTCAAGTTGCATAGTAGATAGGATTCATAACTCTACGCGCGTGCACGAAAATGAAAGTGGTGCCATAGATTGTAGATTGCGAGTTAGTAGCTCATTTAAAATTTATGATGAGGTCAAAAGGTGTTGA